In Triticum aestivum cultivar Chinese Spring chromosome 5B, IWGSC CS RefSeq v2.1, whole genome shotgun sequence, the following proteins share a genomic window:
- the LOC123111195 gene encoding pyruvate kinase 1, cytosolic, translated as MHSTNLLLEEPIRMVSILEPSKPNFFPAMTKIVGTLGPKSRSVEAISACLKAGMSVARFDFSWGDAAYHQETLENLKLAIKATKKLCAVMLDTVGPELQVVNKSEVTISLEENESVVLTPHKGQEASSKLLPINFAGLAKAVKPGATIFVGQYLFTGSETTSVWLEVSEVQGDDVVCVIKNSATLAGSLFTLHCSQIHIDMPTLSDEDKDVMKKWGAPNKIDFLSLSYTRHAEDVRQAREFLSKLGDLSQTLIFAKIENVEGLNHFDEILEEADGIILSRGNLGIDLPPEKVFLFQKSALHKCNMAGKPAVVTRVVDSMTDNLRPTRAEATDVANAVLDGSDAILLGAETLRGLYPVETISTVGRICAEAEKVFNQDLYFKRTVKYVGEPMTHLESIASSAVRAAIKVKASVIICFTSSGRAARLIAKYRPTMPVLSVVIPRLKTNQLKWSFTGAFEARQSLIVRGLFPMLADPRHPAESTSTTNESVLKVALDHGKASGVIKSHDRVVVCQKVGDSSVVKIIELDD; from the exons ATGCATTCCACCAATCTGCTCCTCGAGGAGCCCATCCGGATGGTCTCCATCCTCGAGCCATCCAAGCCG AACTTCTTCCCGGCGATGACGAAGATCGTGGGGACGCTGGGTCCCAAGTCCCGGTCCGTTGAGGCCATCTCCGCCTGTCTAAAGGCCGGCATGTCTG TGGCCCGTTTCGATTTCTCGTGGGGGGATGCCGCGTACCACCAGGAGACACTCGAGAACCTCAAGCTCGCCATCAAGGCCACCAAGAAGCTATGTGCT GTTATGCTCGACACTGTTGGCCCTGAGTTGCAAGTGGTGAACAAGAGTGAAGTCACAATCTCGCTTGAAGAGAACGAGTCTGTTGTTCTCACCCCTCACAAGGGCCAGGAGGCCTCTTCCAAGTTGCTCCCTATCAACTTCGCTGGACTCGCCAAG GCTGTGAAGCCCGGAGCCACAATATTCGTTGGGCAATATTTGTTCACGGGCAGTGAGACTACATCAGTTTGGCTGGAG GTTTCTGAAGTTCAAGGGGATGACGTGGTTTGCGTGATCAAGAACTCAGCTACCCTGGCTGGGTCACTCTTCACATTGCACTGCTCCCAGATCCATATCGACATGCCCACGCTGTCTGATGAGGATAAAGAT GTTATGAAAAAATGGGGTGCTCCAAACAAGATTGACTTCCTCTCTCTTTCTTATACAAGGCACGCAGAAGATGTGCGGCAA GCACGGGAGTTCCTCTCTAAGTTAGGTGATCTTAGCCAAACTCTGATTTTTGCCAAAATTGAGAATGTGGAG GGCTTGAACCATTTTGATGAGATCCTGGAGGAAGCGGATGGTATCATTCTGTCAAGAGGGAACCTTGGAATTGATCTTCCACCTGAAAAG GTGTTCTTATTTCAGAAGTCTGCTCTGCACAAGTGCAACATGGCTGGAAAGCCTGCTGTTGTTACTCGTGTTGTGGACAGTATGACGGACAACCTAAGGCCTACTCGTGCGGAGGCAACTGATGTGGCAAATGCGGTGCTGGATG GTAGTGATGCCATTCTCCTTGGTGCCGAGACTCTCCGTGGGTTGTATCCAGTTGAGACTATTTCAACAGTGGGCAGAATTTGTGCTGAG GCTGAGAAGGTTTTCAACCAAGATTTGTACTTCAAGCGAACTGTGAAATATGTGGGAGAACCCATGACCCACTTGGAGTCTATTGCTTCCTCTGCA GTGCGGGCTGCTATTAAAGTTAAGGCTTCGGTCATCATTTGCTTCACCTCATCTGGACGGGCTGCAAG GCTAATTGCCAAGTACAGGCCCACCATGCCTGTCCTCTCTGTTGTCATTCCTCGTCTGAAAACAAATCAATTGAAGTGGAGCTTCACAGGTGCATTTGAG GCAAGACAATCACTCATAGTTAGAGGCCTCTTTCCCATGCTTGCCGATCCACGTCATCCG GCTGAATCTACTAGCACTACAAATGAATCAGTGTTGAAGGTTGCTCTTGACCACGGCAAAGCATCCGGTGTGATCAAGTCGCATGACCGCGTTGTCGTGTGCCAGAAAGTGGGAGATTCCTCTGTCGTGAAGATCATTGAGCTGGACGACTAG